The Prionailurus bengalensis isolate Pbe53 chromosome E4, Fcat_Pben_1.1_paternal_pri, whole genome shotgun sequence region CATCCTCTCCCGCGAGCAGCAGCAACCCCATCGCCTCCGTTCTCCTTGTCCCACAGCTGAGCAGGAGCAGGCAGGGTGGGACGGTCCCCTCGTGACCTGGaggctccctcccctcacccctccgcCCTCTTCCTCCAGTTCCGGAGCACGGTTTTCACGCAGCGGCCGAGGTCCCGCCAGCACAGAAGGTCCGCCGGGAGTCCCCTCAGGCTGGGTGGACGCCTGGGACAAGGGAACCGTGACTCTCGCTGGGACGGTCAGTCAGAGTGGGAGaaaagcagggagaaaagagGGCGAGGAGAGGATCTCGGGAAAATCAGCCGCCGGGAGGACCGAAGGCACGAGTGCGCAGCGGGGAGAGAGATTTGTGTGGGGCCTTCAGTGTGGGCGCCGGGACGGGGTAGGAGCAGGACAGGCAGGGCATGGCCAGGGGGCACCTCGGCCGGGGACGGACGGGCAGCTGCACGCACGGCTGGGGGTCAGCTCCCTCTGCGACCACACTTCCCGTCTGGCTCGACAGAGCTGGGTTCACAGTCAAAGGATAGGAACAGACATGCCGTGGTGTCACTCGGGTTCTCCAGGGAAGCAGAGTTAAAGGGATGCTTGCAAGTCTAGAGAGATTCATTGTACAGGTTTGGCTCACATTCTTAGAGAGGCTGGCGGGCCTGGAGTCTGCAGGGTGGGGGAGCCAGGCTGAGACAAGGGAAGGCCTGCTGTTGAGTTTTAGGCCAACGTCATCAGCCTGGACACACGGGGAAGAGCCAGTGCTGGAGGTCTCGTCCCCTGACCGTCTGCTGCAGAAATCTGTCCTCCTCAGGGGAGGTCAGACTTGGCAGCTTCCAGCCTTCACCTGATGAGATGCGGCTCGCCCACGATGTGGAGGGCAGCCTGCTCTACTCAGAGTTTATCCTTTTCAATTTATCTCATCCCACATGTCCTCACGGAAACATAGAGAATGATACTTGGCCGCAATTCTCGGCACTGTGGCCCAGCCGGGTGACGTATAAAATGAACCACCAGATCGCACAAACACGAATCCAAAGAAAACTAGAAGGGCTAAATTATATCAGAGAAAGTAGACTTCAGAGCCCGGGAAGTTACCAGGGGCAAAGGAGAATAGTGGACAATGACGGAAGGTCAGTTCAGCAAGACGTGATGAGAACCCCCGACGTGTGCCCACCTGAAGACGGCACGTGGTGCCACGGCACCAAATACACGTGGCAACATGGCAGAACTGAAAGGAGGAACAGGTGCGTCCACCATCGCAGCCAGAGGGCCCAGCACTCCCGTCCCGGCAGCGCGGCGAGAGGCGGACGGTCAGCAAGGACACGCGACGCTGAACACGACCACGAACCAGCCTGACCCGGCCGATGTCTGAGGAACACTCGGCCCCACCAGCAGCCTGCAGACTCCTCTCAGCCCCCAAGACAGTGTCCCACCCTGGGCCAGAACACAAACGTCAACGATTTTTCGCATCCTGAAATAATGTGTTTTCTCGGACTGGGACAGACCTCGGGTAGAATTTAATAACAGAAAGATGACGGGAAATTTCCAAACACTtacagaggaaacaaaacaagtcTCCATAGCCAAATGTCAAAGAGGGCGCCTGAAGGGAAATGTCTCAACATTTGAAGTGAGCGGAAATGAACATACAAGACATCAAAACGTGGGAAAAGACGCGAACAAGGTGCTTATAAGGAAATGAACATGATTCAAAGCATAGTTTACCAAAGGAGAAATGCTCCAAATTTATAATTTAAGCATTTATCTTACAAACCTATACAAATAAGAGCGAAACAAATGCAAAGCAAGTGGAAGAGAGGAAATAAGAAGAACGAAGGTAGAGAAAATGAAACTGAGTCACGTAATAAAACGTATTGACGGAAAAGCCGACAGCGAACATCACTGTTGAAGGCGGAAAACTGGATGGTTTCCCTTAATGTTGGGAACGAGCCAACGGTGCTTGTGCTCACCGCTCCTCTGCAGCTCTAGGGAAAGTCTCATCAGATGCACTAaggcaagagaaggaaataaagtgAGATATAGattggaaagaggaaaagaaaagctgtCTTGATCACAGACATTACTTATGTTTGTCTACGTAGAAACTCCCAGGGATCTACAGAAAATTCCCCAGAGAAGTAAGCGAGTTTGCCAAGAGGGCAGGATAGAGGCCAACGGGGAGGGGACTGACGGGCCATTGTACCAGCAGGATGGAACAGACACGTAACAGTTTGTGCTCCAGGCCGGGGGCGGTCACGGAGGCCCTGAGCAGGTGTGCGGGGGCAGGTGGGGCATGTGGTCGCGCACAAGGGGATGAAGAGGGGGTGGTCCCCGGTGCCAGGGAGCCCCATCACGATTGGGGTGTGTACAGTGCCCTTGTGGCCTTGTGGGACAGAGGCAGGTTTTAATAACTAGTAAGTTGACAGCTACCTAGTAGGAACTAGAAACTTCTGCTTTTTTCCTGAGAAACAGGAGCCGTGCCAGGTGCCAGCACGTACGCACAGAAGGGAGGAGGTTTCCCAGGACTCAGGAAACCAGAGGACGGCTGGGACCCAGGCCCTGGCTGCGGTGCGGCTCGGGCTCCCCCAGCTATGCGGCCTTGAGACTCAGCCTTTCTGGCCTCCTGCTCTCCGTCTGCAAAGTGGGCACAACGACACCCAGCTCACACAGTGTCTCGAGGGCCCAGTGAGTGACGAACGAGGAGGGTGACGAGATCAGTGCCCGTCACGGGGCCGGGACTCAGCAAGCCCCGGCTGTGCGACTTTGTATTCTCTTTACACAGCTCTCAAGCACAGACTGAGCCGGCTGGTGGTGAACCAGTCGAGGCTGGAAGTTGAGGCCTCATGTCATGGGTCCCAGAGGCCGAGGGTCCGGACAGGATGACAGACGGGGCACAGACGTGGGGAGAGTGGGCTCCGTTGACGGTTGCCAAAGGGGCTGAGGCTGAGCGGAACCGGACCACAGTTTGGACTCGTTTAACGACGAAGGTCCCCCTCGATCTGCCGCGATGTGTGTCTTCTGCTCAACTTGGGCACGATGTGTCCGCGTTGAGATTCACAGAGGGTGGATGAATCCGGTCCCTGCTGAGAgcagttggggggggtggggggggggggaaggaccaGGGCCGCAGGCATCACGCGCACAACAGAGGTGTTGGGGGGAGGCTGGATTCCCTGTTCCTTCCAGTTAAATCACCCTCAAGCCCTGGCCTGGGTGGCGGACCTCACTGTAGACTGTCGTGAGCGGTGTCTCCTGTTCGAGATGTGGTTCCCCCGAACCCTGGAACGTAGACAGAGGGTTCCTGCCACAGCTGAGGGACACAGAGGCCCCAGAGGGACCCGCACAGATGCGATGCCACTCACCTGACCTCCCCCCAAAGTGCCCAGCACTGCACGGACCCCGTGTTAACTCTGCACTGTCTGGAGAGGGATACAGAGGCAACAAGGCCAGAAACTGCTGATCCCTGGGTTTGACAAACTCACACCCAGGCAAGGGACGCGGGAGAACCCAGGCCTCACCTGCTTCCTGTGGTCTCGGGACATCTTCCCCGCACGGTGGACGCCACCAAAACGGTCCCTGTGCTCTTCCTGGGATCCTGCACCTGAGTCCCACGGATGGAGCTTGAATCTGAGCCTTGGAAACCTGTACCCTCCCCCAGCATGCCCCCCTCGGTCACGCCCACACCCACCAGCCTTCTGCAGGGACATCCCTGAGCAGCAGGACGCAGGGGGAAGGGAGCTGAGGgtcagtggggggcggggggaggtacGTGGGCACGGCAAGGACAAGTGCACCTGCCtctcccaggctccaagctctgcttCCTCCTACGTGAGCACAGAAGGTACAGTCCAGCTCCGAGGATCAGCAGCACGACCACGAGAGCCCCCAGGATAGCTGGCAGGTGGGCAGACCTATCCGGCCCATGTGGACCTGTGTGCCCCCCATGCAGCCAGTGAAGAAGGATGAGACAAGAGACAACGTCACATGCCCATTGCCAGGCACGTGGAGACGTGTGAAGGGGCACCAACTCGGCTGGAGACGCTCCCGAGAGGAGGCGAGGGGTGAGGGTGGCTCAGGGGGGGCTCCTGCAGGGTCCTGAGGTGAGGAGCCCTGCTCGAGGTCAGTGCCTGCTGGACGGGACCCCAGCATGGCCTCCTGTGGGCCGGCAGGGTCACCCACGGTGGGGCAGCTGCAGGCAAGGGGTCCCTGGACGggagtaagtggggaaggggaggacgCGGGACTGGAAGGTCTGGGGGAAGAAGCAGCAGCCTGGCCAGAGGCTGAAACCTGGGAAGCCCAGGACACATCCGGGAATCCAGGCGAGCACTGGGACGGGAAGCGTGTCCCCGAGACCGGAGACGGGCACACGAGCCCCGACGCCTGAACCCTGCAGGCAGCGTCTGGCTCGGCCTCCCTCAGGTGGCACCAACCACTGACCCTCCCCCCTCGCTGGCTGGAGACCTCCCGGGACACACAAGGACTGAAGGATGAGGCAGGGGTGAGGTACCCAAAGGGGCTGCCTGGaccagcaggggtgaggggtgcagAGGAGCAGGAGACAGACACCGAAAGGCAGAAGCAAGCGGGATGTGTCTGCCAGCTTCCTGGACGGGTGACGGGTGGCAGGAGGTGACCTAAACATGGGGGACAGAGCCCAGAACCCTCACCCAGGGGGACCTGAGCCCCGGGAGTCCCTCCCCCTTGACAGGATGCACTCACCGTGGGCACAGACTTCCCCAAGATTCCAGGAGGCAGTTTTCCGGTCCCCCGGGTTGCTGACCACACAGGTgatgctggggctgggctggctcAGGGGCAGCTTCAGAGCCACGGTCCAGGGGTTGGGGGCCGGTCCTGGGACCCCTCTCTGCTCCAGCTCCCTGGGGAGGCCCTTACTCTCCCAGGACACATTCACATCCTCTCTGGTTCCTGGGGCATGGCACTCCAGGGTGACATTGCACCAGTCTGGTGTGATGGATGGAGTCTCGGCCAGGATCTGAGGGCGGGGCACGGGCTCTGGGGCCCGAGGGACAAGAGGACACAGGGTCACGTGAGTGGGGAGCATCACGCCTCTTGTTCTCTTGGGCGAAATCTCACTGTCACCCTGGCATCCTCCCCCAAGGATGGTGAATCCACTTTACAGAGAAGAGGACTTGACCAAAATATACAGCGAGTGGCTATGAGGATGGGAGCCACTGCGTGAAGCCTCAGGCGTGATCTCAGCTCTGCCACGACTTGTGGTGAACACACTGCGTCCAGTGTCAAGGGAGAAGCCAGAGCCTCAGGTCTGGGGTCTGGAAGGGGTCCTGCGAGGGGGGCCAGGGACACTCCCAGGGACAAAAGAAGTGGGTATTTATGGATTGGGAGAGGAGCCACCACCTACCGTAGACAGTGAGGTGGAAATACCAGTTcgtttctcttcctcctgttaAGGAGACTCGAGCCCAGTACTGCCCACTGTCCTCAAGGGTCAGGTTGTCAATCCTCAGGGTCGTGGTGTTGAGCACATGGACCCTCTTCTCGAACTTGTCCTGGAAGTTGACCCATTTTGGAACATCTTCCCCAGGAGACACGAGCAGGATGATCGTGTTGTGTGACTCAGATTTAATGCCCCAAGAAATCTTCTCCAGCGTGACACCTGGAAGTGATTCTGGACTTCGGGTCACATGAAACGACACACAACCTCCTTGAGTTCCCTTCAGAGAAACCACGTTTCCAGAATCCTCCACTTGAGATCCATGAGTTCCAGAACCATTGATCACAGTGCTGAAGGCGCCTAGGGCATTGGAAACAGACACGGTGAGTGTTTTGTCATTGAGAATAAGGAGAAAACCCTAGAACCCATGGCGCTCATGAAATCCGCCCAGTAGACTCCCTTGACTCTGGCAGGCGGGACCGAGAAAGAATTTGGAGCCGTGCTGGAATCAGGTCCTGGTCCTAGTGGGGTGTCCCCTTGAACCCGGTCCTGACATGCTGTCCCGCAGTGTCCTTGCCGCCTAACTCTGAGAGTCTGGACTTGAGGACATAACGGATCGAGAGCCCCGAGCACATCTGGGCCGATGCCAAGTGCCCAGCCTAGGAGGCAGCTTCCACTGTGGCTG contains the following coding sequences:
- the LOC122476482 gene encoding SLAM family member 9-like isoform X1 gives rise to the protein MGAHSEDPHLCWASRLLGFSSLVLSAFSTVINGSGTHGSQVEDSGNVVSLKGTQGGCVSFHVTRSPESLPGVTLEKISWGIKSESHNTIILLVSPGEDVPKWVNFQDKFEKRVHVLNTTTLRIDNLTLEDSGQYWARVSLTGGRETNWYFHLTVYEPVPRPQILAETPSITPDWCNVTLECHAPGTREDVNVSWESKGLPRELEQRGVPGPAPNPWTVALKLPLSQPSPSITCVVSNPGDRKTASWNLGEVCAHGPHGPDRSAHLPAILGALVVVLLILGAGLYLLCSRRRKQSLEPGRGSQEEHRDRFGGVHRAGKMSRDHRKQGSGEPHLEQETPLTTVYSEVRHPGQGLRVI
- the LOC122476482 gene encoding SLAM family member 9-like isoform X2, with the translated sequence MGAHSEDPHLCWASRLLGFSSLVLSAFSTVVNGSGTHGSQVEDSGNLVSLKGTQGGSVSFHVIRHPELAPGTKLEKISWAIKNKSDYLLLLLVSPGEDVPKWVNFQDKFEKRVHVLNTTTLRIDNLTLEDSGQYWARVSSTGRRETNRYFHLTVYEPVPRPQILAETPSITPDWCNVTLECHAPGTREDVNVSWESKGLPRELEQRGVPGPAPNPWTVALKLPLSQPSPSITCVVSNPGDRKTASWNLGEVCAHGPHGPDRSAHLPAILGALVVVLLILGAGLYLLCSRRRKQSLEPGRGSQEEHRDRFGGVHRAGKMSRDHRKQGSGEPHLEQETPLTTVYSEVRHPGQGLRVI
- the LOC122476482 gene encoding SLAM family member 9-like isoform X3, with translation MGAHSEDPHLCWASRLLGFSSLVLSAFSTVINGSGTHGSQVEDSGNVVSLKGTQGGCVSFHVTRSPESLPGVTLEKISWGIKSESHNTIILLVSPGEDVPKWVNFQDKFEKRVHVLNTTTLRIDNLTLEDSGQYWARVSLTGGRETNWYFHLTVYEPVPRPQILAETPSITPDWCNVTLECHAPGTREDVNVSWESKGLPRELEQRGVPGPAPNPWTVALKLPLSQPSPSITCVVSNPGDRKTASWNLGEVCAHGPHGPDRSAHLPAILGALVVVLLILGAGLYLLCSRRRKQSLEPGRGRVRGNHISNRRHRSRQSTVRSATQARA
- the LOC122476482 gene encoding SLAM family member 9-like isoform X4 — protein: MGAHSEDPHLCWASRLLGFSSLVLSAFSTVINGSGTHGSQVEDSGNVVSLKGTQGGCVSFHVTRSPESLPGVTLEKISWGIKSESHNTIILLVSPGEDVPKWVNFQDKFEKRVHVLNTTTLRIDNLTLEDSGQYWARVSLTGGRETNWYFHLTVYEPVPRPQILAETPSITPDWCNVTLECHAPGTREDVNVSWESKGLPRELEQRGVPGPAPNPWTVALKLPLSQPSPSITCVVSNPGDRKTASWNLGEVCAHGPHGPDRSAHLPAILGALVVVLLILGAGLYLLCSRRRKQSLEPGRGFGGTTSRTGDTAHDSLQ